TGGATCAACTAAGCGAATTTGTTCCAATAAATAGGGTTTGCAAGCACCCATTTCATCTGTAGTTGGAACTCGGTTATTTGGTGGGCGGCATTTATTGATGTTGGCGATATACACATCATTTTCAGTAGACAAATTTACAGATGCCAGAATTTTTTCTAGCAATTGCCCTGATTTGCCAACAAATGGTAAACCTGTTTCGTCTTCATTTTGTCCTGGTGCTTCTCCCACAATCATGATGGGCGCTTTAAGATTGCCGCGTCCAACAACAGCATGGGTACGAGTGTCTCCCAAAACACAACGATGGCAATGATTGCAATGCTGTGCCAACTCGGTGATGCTGGAGTAGGTTCCGGGAAGGATAGGAATTTTGGCGTCTGTGGGTATCAGCTCTCGTTGGTTAAAGGTTGAATCGTCAAAGAGGCTGAGTTGGTTTTCGCTGCTCATGAAAATCAGGATATTGGCTTCAGCACCAGCTATATTGTCTGTTTTTATAGATAGACTTTTGCTGAATACTGAGATATTTGCACAAATACTATTGTATCAGTTAATTTGAGCCAAATTCAGTCATGATATAAAGCAGTGCCGTCCTGAAGGGCTGGGGGCAACCATGTCGAATACTCCATTTTTTGCCGATCGCACTCATGCAGGTGAGGAATTGGCACGAGTGATTCATGATGTTTTGACTCAGCAAGCTATTGATTCTGGGGTAAAGCCTATGCCAATTATCTATGCTTTACCAAGAGGAGGTGTGCCAATAGCAGCACCAATAGCAAGTCTTTTAAATTGTCCGTTGACAATAGTTGTGGCGAAAAAGATTAGTCATCCAGATAATCCAGAGTTAGCAATTGGTGCAGTGACTACCTCTGAACACATTCTTTGGACTCAGCAAAAGCTATTGCACCCAAAAGATAATTCGCGGTGGCGGCAACTAGCTTTAAATGAAGCTATCAATCAAGCTAAGTTTTTGGAGGCTCAATTAAGCCCTGCTTGTCCCCAGGTAAACACAGAAGGTGCTACGCTGATCTTGGTTGATGATGGTATTGCCACTGGTATGACGATAGCAGTAGCTGCAACTGCTATTAAAGCACTTTCACCAGCAGCAGTTTGGCTTTGTACTCCAGTAGCGCCCCAGAATTTGCTGCCTTGGTTGAGTCAGTGGGGCGATCGGGTAATTGTCTTGGAGACGCCAGAACCCTTCATGAGTGTGAGTAATTTTTACACAGAATTTCCTCAAGTAGATACATTAGAAGTTCTCATGTATCTTCAGCAACAAAAGAGAGTAGGAGAAATGTAGCTTTAAAAGTAATTTGGAATGTGGGTTTAAATTTTTAATTTTTAATTTTTAATTGTTTCCTCCTCTTTTTTTCTAACTATTTGGATATGCCTCCTGTTGGTATTGCATGGCTTTGGCGTAATCACCCAAGGCGTAGCAAGTGACTCTTAAACTAGCAAGGGCTTGTTCTTCACAGCGATGATCTTTGATTGTCCTGGCTAAGAGCAAACGTTCTTCATAATATAAAATAGCTTTGGTATAGTCACCCAACGCTTCACAAGCAACTCCTAAACTGCCCAAAGACTGTTCCTCAGCACGCTTATCTTGAATTTCTTTAGCTAATTGCAAACGGTCTTGATAATATTTAATAGCTCTGGCATAATCCCCCAAAGCGTAACAAGCATTACCCAAGTTTTTTAATACCTGAGAAGCACTGCGAAAATTTTTTAAGGAACGTGCTATTACTACACACTGCTCATAGTAAGCGATCGCTTTTGGGTAGTTATCCAAAGCATACCAAGCATTACCCAGATTCTTTAGTACCTGTTCCTGCCCCCAATTGTCTTTGAGTTCCTGTACAATTTCTAGGCTTTGCTGCTGATACTCAATCGCTTGGATAAAGTTACCCAAAGCTTTATACACCAGTCCCAAATTATTCAGTGCCGCCACTTGACTCCGTTTATCTTGTAGCTGCTGGGTTATTTTCAAACACTTTTCTAGAAACTCAATTGCCTTTTGATGTTCATTCAAGTGACGATAAGCATTACCTAAATGGGAAAATACTTGCATCTTTAACCCTAAATCTGAAGTATCTTCAATCAAAGATAAACACTGCTGAGAGTAAGAGATACTATTTTTGTAATCCCCCGCGGTATAAGTTACCAATCCTAAACAAGAAAGGACTTGTGCTTGTTTTTGCTTATTCCCT
This region of Nostoc sp. UHCC 0302 genomic DNA includes:
- a CDS encoding uracil-DNA glycosylase — its product is MSSENQLSLFDDSTFNQRELIPTDAKIPILPGTYSSITELAQHCNHCHRCVLGDTRTHAVVGRGNLKAPIMIVGEAPGQNEDETGLPFVGKSGQLLEKILASVNLSTENDVYIANINKCRPPNNRVPTTDEMGACKPYLLEQIRLVDPKIILLTGATALKGLTGDKRAITKIRGQWLEWEGRLCMPIFHPSYLLRNPSKEKGGPKWLMWQDIQAVRAKVDEIRKI
- a CDS encoding phosphoribosyltransferase family protein — encoded protein: MSNTPFFADRTHAGEELARVIHDVLTQQAIDSGVKPMPIIYALPRGGVPIAAPIASLLNCPLTIVVAKKISHPDNPELAIGAVTTSEHILWTQQKLLHPKDNSRWRQLALNEAINQAKFLEAQLSPACPQVNTEGATLILVDDGIATGMTIAVAATAIKALSPAAVWLCTPVAPQNLLPWLSQWGDRVIVLETPEPFMSVSNFYTEFPQVDTLEVLMYLQQQKRVGEM
- a CDS encoding tetratricopeptide repeat protein is translated as MQNIVPLPLSITYVKSVKRNTITHQFDTNSQAGNLFTQGSDGQLSDASKLMRQGIQQQKAGDFIASIKSLQQSLMLFTTIGNKQKQAQVLSCLGLVTYTAGDYKNSISYSQQCLSLIEDTSDLGLKMQVFSHLGNAYRHLNEHQKAIEFLEKCLKITQQLQDKRSQVAALNNLGLVYKALGNFIQAIEYQQQSLEIVQELKDNWGQEQVLKNLGNAWYALDNYPKAIAYYEQCVVIARSLKNFRSASQVLKNLGNACYALGDYARAIKYYQDRLQLAKEIQDKRAEEQSLGSLGVACEALGDYTKAILYYEERLLLARTIKDHRCEEQALASLRVTCYALGDYAKAMQYQQEAYPNS